Proteins from a single region of Bombus vancouverensis nearcticus chromosome 5, iyBomVanc1_principal, whole genome shotgun sequence:
- the LOC117158483 gene encoding E3 SUMO-protein ligase RanBP2 isoform X2: MFRSKKDVDRHVKNIFIKLKDSGEKKLRCYNIAKLYYQVGDYESAKKYVSNYLEIRDKSAGAHKLLGQALEALGQKEAAFVRYKISLELEPKQDDLLLKVCELLSDMDINTDINKIKYWVERADKKFPHHEIVFELKEKLLTSKTPSGDDDDLEKLIISELSVKQTDVHLQVKLLKYYVGNHRLEDAYNKATEIEATQCHRNNIIWYQSLTELLVKCKESKQSDWTFWIFYISVLERYAALCLKEQSNVIRKSITDITQAVFNFDQSLHECKSKNFSNHPVFIEHMLLHMWGQLHFHLACLILRKTKAGEDSWSEAGRLCGPLLLTALHVAPIDPTAVWTMHLKDRLKNLVHVWYREGSYRYSQAGHVLQDYARDNTKKLLDKIDKFCTSSWRERVYQRIFIGRLYQDGKTTSYFVNSSVSNPPLRLCSFNELKRFDEISEEVWPDSLHHQVWLGLRARPHTSQNKDNGPHPNQTSRVFCELQFSVYNLHQAAPESLSRLDIDAFLNAAICTSSVLEEQQLSGLLNPEKLPTLPADLTNTLCTSVQEQWWSYAYKVYSMDKQKPLDEDVGELRLELQRGLEVVRCLGNHGLHPVLLVHLARIFHYRAETLKEIDQENNDIPYLEARSEMYWSAAIPLLERLQNNQVIRITNSKFFNYQGKEMNNVEIIKALEEGKLLLAQRFVRSKQYEKAIDALQALKCPEASVQQGQMYEKLADEIINSIPKESLTSEMRSQHIIMLSKARECFYLTLDRLRSPGTDPKHPLNSLLSTYISNVENKLKRIDPDLSRGDLSRNECDGMSDESYSSAHSAVDQTATKISTLTGLNASINILSTPQKNIHRTPKQSSTPCRAQHQDILDLSRNRSEARPSPERLDAQIRSLNQMIHAKDNKIQSIAEQNKAILELNKTVMEKVEKLAKEVTELRKEFQKQRTQINVNVNPNLEEDLCILNEDDYNDLNYNANQSGSASSISGNMFQSSHRHPYSQLVYPSATFQGYYPAGMSFNDPNAQAIPSLYPPNVYSMPVLYPNTRSKMPENILQPSLFMPPTNQSLQIPLQKVETSKPESIIKDAPVNKIPPVNVAITTSDTLPTTAPIVQPTLSVTIPPHFRQSSSSTPAATEQSAPHCYQISMPSQATIPTTVNLPPLSNTVTTTPANLSVSETSKQDTICSTGSPNSSDHEHDPIPDFVPVIPLPAEVKVTTGEEGQEVLFCARAKLYRFVDNEWKERGIGNVKLLKNEEGKVRLLMRREQVLKVCANHYLVPDMELTAKSNNEKAWFWVAHDFADGELNLEKFCIRFKTVEEGISFKEHFDKAKASLTSEKIIESIDKTSTKASATSSNIKKSEKTKSDLKAIERTPFVSEQTVQKQSIDVTETITSEKLKTNVPTTVIGGFSFTSTPIIQKTTTTESSKVPTKSEVSPFAGFTFNKTVTNAESFATTTQKNSTTGIITASQFTFPFTKATTPSQLGATTVPTVSVHNSSISSSQPISTVVTSENTSVNTPQFSLRRPFAPAPAHAPAPASAPASAPAPALAPAPALAPASANSTVPTFASAGIQDTGKSLVQTEYEEMLFTEKISLQYYNSDAKQWENRGTGQIKILWNPKTNKIRLLMIDENSLKVCYNYDIFAKCPFTLKSSSNTIVNWNIQYGLGNKTVMFAATFKTSSQASQFYSIITSNQQKMVNNCITAENLKKPETLQNTQTNKIQTSLSEMFKPPAGSWECNACYTRNTESNAKCIACEEPRSSVSNKSNISNTVTSSQIPLSQMFKPPTGSWKCKCCDIVNAAESNYCVACDTPKDLSLPPKPKTDGFQISTSSSGATPTFTFGIPQDTTKKSTSGFSFRLPTSNDVFIDSKSTSSIATKSDDKTDTSNAKFVFGTPGKSFGFNFVSKSSPTKSGEEENSEEEVVESDDIHFSPIIPLPDKIEVKTGEEEEEVLYSHRAKLFRYDKSVNEWKERGLGDIKLLRHKETGKLRLVMRREQILKLCLNHFVLPNLELKPKDEKTWMWNAADYSEGEIEPTLFACRFKTSDIANDFKDVIDKSRMELPPIEKTAETKVEAFTEVSPTRDIEVLYELKVTPEEKQAALKFQLPENFYAYKQKPDCPGCRGCKEYSDVSLFSDGSSGKAASTSKTPAEDQKPLTTTSGIQSLSKSINLSPASNEFTTVQTPVSNTDTTVSSIFKSGLHSTTTSQFATNSLSTTTTSSISFGNTNTITSSDKKTGFSFVMPQTTSTTNEIQKSTSDTSTPENLKICSPTNSQGQVSSTTSFSFMTSSTTPTTSIFGMAKLDNTGKNIFGGMWKKDSSGLLKPTSISVSTNNSESIFSNNFKTQPKTNTNTAMTSVFGASTSLFGSSALKTSSESSTTGSLSFDTSAKSTNSIFPNTSTSFSSNLFSGSCTTTSSFTISNPVTTNVFETLIPTTSETQEDSDIAFLSTTDVSFSAIAAQNPQIAFKKDPNFSFVGAGSAVFNSKSKSAQQTKEVTANKKDENEEEYDQTENDQDHDPHFEPIVPLPDIIEVHTGEEEEEKVFCERAKLYRYDKNMCEWKERGVGEMKILHHPKYDRYRLLLRRDQVYKVVCNLLLTPDIVFTKLTTNDRSWIWAGMNYAEEQPCIEQLAVKFKTVELAKNFKDTVDKIQQTLSESREKNVEDRPVIEEPEDGKNEELDEEEGDEGEVDVEVNEVEDEEEEEDNDDDDDDEEEEDDDEYDDEDDDEDDDEYDDEDDDEEEEEEEEEDQNSITFEKSASVFARNKKGGWNFVASGNLIIYYDSNIFGEKIILKADETDEVVSNTIISMTTNMKVNGTRCTWTAIDHALTPPTKRTLSATFSSVHVAQEMYKHFQ, encoded by the exons ATGTTTCGATCGAAGAAGGATGTTGACCGACACGTGaagaacatttttatcaaacttAAAGATTCAGGAGAG AAAAAGCTTCGATGTTATAATATTGCAAAATTATATTATCAAGTTGGAGACTATGAATCTGCaaaaaaatatgtttcaaaTTATTTGGAAATAAGAGACAAATCTGCAGGAGCTCATAAATTATTAGGTCAAGCTCTTGAAGCTTTGGGCCAGAAAGAAGCAGCCTTTgtaagatataaaatatctctTGAATTAGAACCAAAGCAGGATGATCTTCTCCTAAAAG taTGTGAGCTGTTGTCTGATATGGATATTAATACAGatataaataagataaaatattgGGTAGAAAGAGCAGATAAGAAATTTCCACATCACGAAATAGTTTTTGAGCTAAAGGAAAAATTGTTAACTTCAAAAACACCAagtggtgatgatgatgatttaGAAAAACTTATTATAT CTGAATTATCAGTAAAACAAACAGATGTGCATCTACAAGTGAAGTTGCTCAAGTATTATGTAGGAAATCATAGGCTTGAAGATGCATATAACAAAGCAACCGAGATAGAGGCAACACAGTGTCACAGAAATAATATCATTTGGTATCAATCATTAACTGAATTACTTGTGAAGTGTAAAGAGAGTAAACAGTCAGATTGgacattttggatattttatatttctgtgTTAGAAAGATATGCAGCACTTTGTCTTAAAGAACAGAGTAATGTTATTAGAAAAAGTATAACAGATATTACACAGGCAGTATTTAA TTTTGATCAAAGTTTACATGAATGTAAATCAAAGAACTTCTCTAATCATCCTGTTTTTATTGAACACATGTTATTACACATGTGGGGTCAATTACATTTTCATTTAGCATGTTTAATTTTACGTAAAACTAAGGCTGGTGAAGATAGTTGGTCTGAAGCAGGTAGATTGTGTGGACCTCTTTTATTAACTGCATTACATGTAGCACCTATAGATCCTACTGCTGTATGGACTATGCATTTAAAAGATAGACTTAAGAATCTAGTACATGTTTGGTATAGAGAAGGATCATACAGATATAGCCAGGCAGGTCATGTACTTCAAGATTATGCCCGAGATAATACTAAGAAATTACTAGATAAAATCGATAAATTTTGTACAAGTTCATGGCGAGAACGGGTATATCAAAGAATCTTTATTGGTCGATTGTATCAAGATGGTAAGACAACATCATATTTCGTGAACTCTTCAGTTTCAAATCCACCATTACGTTTATGTTCATTTAATGAACTAAAAAGATTTGATGAAATATCCGAAGAAGTATGGCCAGATTCATTACACCATCAAGTTTGGCTTGGTTTAAGAGCTCGGCCCCACACCTCACAAAATAAAGACAATGGACCGCATCCAAATCAAACGTCACGTGTTTTCTGTGAATTACAGTTTTCTGTTTATAACTTACACCAAGCAGCTCCTGAAAGTTTAAGTCGTCTCGATATTGATGCATTTTTAAATGCTGCTATCTGCACTTCTTCTGTACTTGAAGAACAGCAATTGAGTGGGCTTTTAAACCCTGAAAAATTACCTACATTGCCCGCAGATCTTACTAACACTCTCTGTACTAGTGTTCAAGAACAGTGGTGGTCTTATGCTTATAAAGTATATTCTATGGATAAACAAAAGCCATTGGACGAAGATGTTGGAGAATTGAGATTAGAATTACAAAGAGGCTTAGAAGTAGTACGTTGCCTTGGAAATCACGGATTGCATCCTGTTCTTTTAGTTCATTTAGCACGAATATTTCATTATAGAGCAGAGACATTGAAAGAAATAGATCAAGAAAATAATGACATACCATATTTAGAAGCACGATCTGAGATGTATTGGTCGGCTGCAATACCACTTCTTGAAAGATTACAAAATAATCAAGTTATTCGTATAACTAATTCTAAATTTTTTAACTATCAAGGAAAAGAAATGAATAATGTAGAAATAATTAAAGCTTTAGAAGAGGGTAAATTGCTTCTAGCTCAACGATTTGTACGCAGCAAACAATATGAAAAAGCAATAGATGCACTACAGGCTTTGAAATGTCCAGAAGCTTCAGTTCAACAGGGTCAAATGTATGAAAAGCTTGCAGATGAGATCATCAATTCTATACCCAAGGAAAGTTTAACATCTGAAATGAGATCACAACATATTATCATGCTCTCAAAAGCAAGAGAATGTTTTTATCTAACATTAGATCGCTTGCGCAGTCCGGGTACAGATCCGAAACATCCTTTAAACTCATTACTTTCCACATATATTTCCAATgttgaaaataaattgaaaaggaTTGATCCAGACCTATCACGAGGTGACTTAAGCAGAAATGAATGCGATGGAATGTCGGATGAAAGTTATTCTTCTGCTCATAGTGCTGTTGATCAAACAGCTACAAAAATATCAACATTAACGGGATTAAATGCTTCAATTAATATTCTGAGTACACCACAAAAAAACATACACCGTACACCAAAACAGTCTAGCACTCCTTGTAGGGCACAACATCAGGATATATTGGATTTATCTCGGAATCGCTCTGAGGCACGTCCGAGTCCTGAACGTCTTGACGCTCAAATTCGTTCACTAAATCAAATGATTCACGCAAAGGATAATAAGATACAATCGATAGCAGAGCAAAATAAAGCTATATTGGAATTGAACAAAACAGTAATGGAGAAAGTCGAAAAATTAGCAAAAGAAGTAACAGAATTACgaaaagaatttcagaaacaaCGTACTCAGATTAATGTTAATGTTAATCCGAATCTAGAAGAAGATTTGTGCATTTTGAACGAAGATGATTACAATGATTTAAATTACAACGCAAATCAATCAGGCTCCGCATCTTCGATATCCGGGAACATGTTTCAATCTTCTCATAGACACCCATATTCTCAGTTGGTATATCCTTCAGCTACTTTTCAAGGATATTATCCGGCAGGAATGTCATTTAATGACCCAAATGCACAAGCTATTCCTTCTTTATACCCTCCAAATGTTTATTCCATGCCGGTATTGTATCCTAATACGAGATCGAAAATGCCTGAAAACATTCTTCAACCAAGCTTATTTATGCCACCAACAAATCAATCATTGCAAATTCCACTGCAAAAAGTAGAAACATCAAAACCAGAATCGATTATAAAAGACGCTCCTGTAAATAAAATTCCACCAGTTAATGTTGCTATTACCACTTCTGATACACTTCCAACTACAGCACCAATTGTTCAACCAACACTTAGTGTAACGATTCCTCCACATTTCAGACAAAGTAGTTCTTCTACTCCAGCTGCCACTGAACAATCTGCTCCACATTGTTATCAAATTTCTATGCCTTCCCAAGCTACTATACCAACAACAGTAAACTTACCACCTTTGTCAAATACTGTTACAACTACTCCAGCAAATCTTTCTGTATCAGAGACATCAAAGCAAGATACTATCTGTTCAACTGGATCTCCAAACAGTTCAGATCATGAACATGATCCAATTCCAGATTTTGTTCCTGTTATACCATTACCCGCAGAAGTTAAAGTTACTACTGGAGAAGAGGGTCAAGAGGTACTGTTTTGTGCAAGAGCTAAACTTTACCGTTTCGTGGATAATGAATGGAAAGAACGTGGTATAGGAAACGTCAAATTACTTAAAAATGAAGAAGGAAAAGTTCGTTTACTTATGCGCAGGGAACAAGTATTAAAAGTATGTGCAAATCATTATCTTGTGCCAGATATGGAGTTAACTGCTAAATCAAATAATGAAAAGGCATGGTTTTGGGTTGCACATGACTTTGCTGATGGAGAATTAAACCTAGAAAAGTTTTGTATCAGATTTAAGACTGTTGAAGAAGGTATTTCCTTTAAGGAACATTTTGATAAAGCTAAAGCAAGTCTTACATCtgagaaaataattgaaagtatTGATAAAACATCAACCAAAGCTAGTGCTACATCGAGCAATATTAAAAAGTCGGAGAAAACAAAATCAGATTTAAAAGCTATAGAACGAACACCGTTTGTTTCTGAACAAACTGTTCAAAAACAATCTATTGATGTGACAGAAACCATTACATCAGAGAAATTAAAAACTAATGTACCTACAACAGTTATTGGTGGATTTTCATTTACATCAACACCAATTATTCAAAAAACAACCACTACAGAATCTTCAAAAGTTCCTACTAAGTCAGAAGTTAGTCCATTTGCCGGTTTTACATTTAATAAGACTGTAACGAATGCTGAAAGTTTTGCAACTACGACACAAAAAAACTCGACTACTGGAATAATAACTGCATCACAATTTACTTTCCCATTTACAAAAGCAACTACACCTTCTCAATTAGGGGCTACAACAGTACCAACTGTTAGTGTTCATAACTCGTCAATTTCATCTTCACAACCAATCAGTACTGTTGTTACTAGCGAAAATACTTCTGTTAATACTCCTCAATTTTCACTTAGAAGACCTTTTGCTCCTGCTCCTGCTCATGCTCCTGCTCCTGCTTCTGCTCCTGCTTCTGCTCCTGCTCCTGCTCTTGCTCCTGCTCCTGCTCTTGCTCCTGCTTCTGCAAATTCTACTGTTCCAACCTTTGCTTCTGCGGGTATTCAAGATACAGGCAAGTCTCTTGTACAAACTGAATATGAAGAAATGCTATTCACTGAAAAGATTAGCCTTCAGTATTACAACAGTGATGCCAAACAGTGGGAAAACAGAGGTACTGGACAAATAAAGATTTTATGGAATCCAAAAACGAACAAAATTCGTTTATTAATGATAGATGAAAATAGTTTGAAAGTTTGTTATAATTAtgatatttttgcaaaatgCCCATTTACACTAAAAAGTAGTAGTAACACAATTGTCAATTGGAATATACAATATGGGTTAGGCAACAAAACAGTAATGTTTGCAGCAACATTTAAAACATCCAGTCAAGCATCTCAATTTTATAGCATAATTACTAGCAATCAGCAAAAGATGGTAAACAATTGTATTACagcagaaaatttaaaaaagccaGAAACTCTTCAAAATACACAAACAAACAAGATACAGACTTCCTTGTCTGAAATGTTTAAGCCACCAGCAGGATCATGGGAATGTAATGCTTGCTACACAAGAAATACTGAATCGAATGCAAAATGTATAGCTTGTGAAGAACCACGTTCTTCTGTGTCGAATAAATCAAATATCTCAAATACAGTTACATCAAGTCAAATACCTCTTTCACAAATGTTTAAACCACCTACTGGCTCGTGGAAATGTAAATGTTGCGATATTGTTAATGCAGCTGAAAGTAATTATTGTGTTGCCTGTGACACACCAAAAGATCTGTCTCTTCCACCTAAACCAAAAACTGATGGTTTTCAGATAAGTACAAGTTCCTCTGGAGCTACACCCACATTTACGTTTGGTATTCCACAAGATACTACTAAGAAAAGTACAAGTGGATTTTCATTTCGTTTACCTACCTCTAATGATGTTTTTATAGATTCTAAATCTACATCTTCGATAGCTACAAAATCTGATGATAAAACAGATACATCAAATGCAAAATTTGTTTTTGGAACACCAGGAAAATCGTTTGGGTTCAATTTTGTGTCTAAATCATCTCCAACAAAGTCTGGTGAAGAAGAAAATAGTGAAGAGGAAGTGGTGGAAAGCGATGACATTCATTTTTCACCCATAATTCCATTACCAGATAAAATTGAAGTTAAAACaggtgaagaagaagaagaagttctTTATAGTCATAGAGCGAAGTTGTTTAGATACGATAAATCGGTAAATGAATGGAAAGAACGTGGTTTAGGTGACATAAAATTATTACGACACAAGGAAACGGGCAAATTGCGACTAGTAATGAGACGAGAGCAAATATTAAAGCTGTGTTTAAATCATTTCGTGCTTCCAAATTTGGAATTGAAGCCGAAAGATGAGAAAACATGGATGTGGAATGCTGCTGATTATAGCGAAGGAGAAATCGAACCCACTCTCTTTGCGTGTCGCTTTAAAACATCCGACATTGCTAACGATTTCAAAGATGTAATTGACAAATCAAGGATGGAGCTCCCACCCATTGAAAAAACTGCCGAAACGAAAGTAGAAGCATTCACCGAAGTTTCACCTACACGAGATATCGAGGTTCTGTACGAGTTGAAAGTAACACCTGAAGAAAAACAAGCTGCATTAAAGTTTCAACTTCCAGAAAACTTCTATGCGTACAAACAAAAGCCAGATTGTCCTGGATGTAGAGGCTGTAAAGAATATTCTGATGTATCGTTATTTTCAGATGGAAGTTCTGGAAAAGCAGCATCTACATCAAAAACACCTGCAGAGGATCAAAAACCTCTGACTACTACATCTGGGATACAGTCACTTTCAAAATCTATTAATTTAAGTCCCGCATCTAACGAATTCACAACTGTTCAAACACCTGTTTCAAATACTGATACAACTGTTTCTTCCATTTTCAAGTCTGGATTGCATAGTACAACCACGTCACAATTTGCAACGAATTCTCTCTCTACAACAACTACATCAAGTATATCATTTGGGAATACTAATACGATCACATCAAGTGATAAGAAAACTGGTTTTTCATTTGTAATGCCCCAAACTACATCTACTACAAATGAGATACAAAAATCTACATCTGATACTTCAACAcctgaaaatttaaaaatctgtAGTCCCACTAATTCTCAAGGACAGGTATCATCGACTACATCTTTTTCATTTATGACATCGTCTACAACACCTACAACATCCATATTTGGAATGGCAAAATTAGATAATACAGGAAAGAATATTTTTGGTGGAATGTGGAAAAAAGATTCTTCTGGATTACTTAAGCCTACTTCCATTAGTGTCAGTACAAATAATTCTgaatcaatattttcaaataatttcaaaactcaaccaaaaacaaatacaaatactGCAATGACATCTGTATTTGGTGCTAGTACTTCTCTTTTCGGATCTTCTGCATTGAAAACTAGTTCTGAAAGCTCAACCACAGGTTCATTATCATTTGATACATCTGCTAAATCTACTAATTCAATATTTCCTAATACATCTACATCATTTTCGTCCAATTTATTCTCCGGCTCATGTACAACTACATCATCTTTTACAATTTCAAATCCTGTGACAACTAATGTTTTTGAAACATTAATACCAACAACAAGTGAAACACAAGAGGACAGTGATATTGCTTTCTTGTCAACGACAGATGTGTCATTTTCAGCTATAGCAGCTCAAAATCCCCAGATAGCATTCAAAAAAG aTCCAAATTTTTCTTTTGTTGGTGCTGGGTCAGCTGTATTTAATTCGAAATCAAAATCTGCGCAACAAACAAAAGAAGTTAcggcaaataaaaaagatgaaaatgaaGAAGAATACGATCAAACCGAAAATGATCAAGATCATGATCCTCATTTCGAGCCTATTGTACCTCTGCCTGATATTATCGAAGTACATAccggagaagaagaggaagagaaag TATTTTGCGAAAGAGCTAAATTATACAGATACGATAAGAACATGTGCGAGTGGAAAGAAAGGGGTGTTggagaaatgaaaattttacatCATCCAAAATATGACCGTTACAGATTGCTGTTACGACGAGATCAAGTTTACAAAGTAGTATGCAATCTCTTACTTACTCCAGACATTGTCTTTACTAAACTCACTACGAATGATCGCTCTTGGATATGGGCAGGCATGAATTATGCTGAAGAGCAACCATGTATAGAGCAATTAGCAGTTAAATTTAAAACTGTAGAACTGGCAAAAAATTTCAAGGATACAGTTGATAAAATCCAACAAACTCTAAGCGAAAGCC gAGAAAAAAATGTAGAAGATAGACCAGTAATAGAAGAACCAGAAGATGGTAAAAATGAAGAACTAGATGAAGAAGAAGGTGATGAAGGTGAAGTAGACGTTGAAGTAAATGAAGTAGAggatgaagaagaagaggaagataatgatgatgatgatgatgatgaggaGGAGGAGGATGATGATGAGTATGATGATGAGGATGATGATGAGGATGATGATGAGTATGATGATGAGGATGATGatgaggaggaggaagaggaggaggaggaggatcaGAACTCCATTACTTTTGAAAAAAGTGCTTCTGTGTTTGCTAGAAATAAAAAAGGTGGTTGGAACTTtgttgcatcaggaaatttaattatttattatgattcTAATATTTTTGgtgaaaaaataatattaaaggCAGATGAGACAGATGAAGTTGTAAGCAACACAATTATTAGTATGACAACAAACATGAAG gtGAATGGTACACGATGCACTTGGACGGCAATTGATCATGCTTTGACACCGCCGACAAAACGCACTTTAAGTGCCACTTTTTCCTCAGTACATGTCGCACAGGAAATGTATAAACATTTTCAATAA